The Halomicronema hongdechloris C2206 genome includes a window with the following:
- a CDS encoding LamG domain-containing protein, with protein sequence MSLTADQLFQNNARIVTLSVNNQNSYFSLVMRDNRNGHYALRLQTSDGDASIESAFSSIAPGLTQLVFSLTSAGTGHVYVNGVEQPQQRQSIAGALFAADDIADDRFNLAFANENGNFPRPWLGELHYAALYSQPLPAAEVAHHYQLGVALLRTYRQRPYPWHGTGLQLRSSRLWSSTADAAIQRYPAATLLPALLQLETTPNPIPCSLAVSPYLGLDFRPAQGTYERRIVSAELLGLNPTSGQLLPVASHLWEATQDAIALDDERLTASIDQWAQQTHIRLAPDSAIAILRLRELRQLTSENPNQTMAVLQPRYRFRIVPNIQIRQSLTQRTFNLRSQVSQLRFRQGQFGGYQLPQNLHPVELAPPQVIGVQPLYLPERPESDAAGAWPWGLSSLRLSVQYTQDQQGVIGPYDDSETLWWQAPQYGLQFRSALPEDGPTAGLPPYFRATAIKSLLPVLPTPPLPAMVDTDAWQPILPGHLHYFLVGDRPGAMLALRHQLLRQAASAGNLVSGSVPVQHRYPRPVPLPSNQNPNTALRTWASYFDLGSSHRLTQAPSDTAFFAGFLDESSGLLQPARGLELTIREPVQGVIDSSWDGRLEFSAQAQIGFSPQSEVVDEAWDIQVTIISGGLTLTYEQFPEGHYDLSADQQQRLQRLLAERQPGETLTVCAKVNPRAIEDGFYQTLTFPLRLRDPDALPLPLTPYFIHFEDPEYNRQLASSAAHAAREISLPGDGDELVTYRAKLACDRREYNPDSQMALRYDWDDDAVTGTADLTIQRIDANGISADLVLLNGSLTGIAPGRLLQFSLADLRRPGQEQPPLLQTGMALQLTLTLRSRQDVPIDSDPVVLTVTIVADPVIPTPDAAYALLRQRQSDGVECVRFAWGPAAGRIELLRADDLRTEIVRRRAVFQWSDTARPLTPETSDGIHYALQKIGATGATHTTDFQSPAS encoded by the coding sequence ATTTCCTTAACCGCCGATCAGCTCTTCCAGAATAATGCCCGCATTGTCACCCTGTCGGTGAATAATCAGAACAGCTACTTCTCGCTGGTCATGCGGGATAACCGGAATGGTCACTATGCCCTGCGGCTGCAGACCAGTGACGGTGATGCCAGTATCGAGAGTGCCTTCAGCTCTATTGCCCCGGGGTTGACTCAACTGGTCTTCAGTCTTACCTCGGCGGGAACGGGCCATGTCTATGTCAATGGGGTAGAGCAGCCCCAGCAGCGCCAGTCTATCGCCGGTGCCTTATTTGCAGCGGATGACATCGCAGATGATCGCTTCAACCTGGCCTTTGCCAATGAAAATGGCAATTTCCCGCGGCCTTGGTTGGGGGAGCTTCACTACGCCGCCCTCTACAGCCAGCCCTTACCCGCCGCCGAGGTAGCCCATCATTATCAACTGGGCGTGGCGCTGTTAAGAACCTATCGCCAGCGTCCCTATCCCTGGCATGGCACTGGCTTACAACTACGGAGCAGCCGCCTCTGGAGTTCGACGGCTGATGCAGCGATTCAGCGCTACCCGGCGGCCACCCTATTACCGGCCCTGCTGCAGTTAGAAACTACCCCCAATCCCATCCCCTGTAGTTTGGCTGTCAGTCCCTACCTAGGGTTAGACTTTCGACCCGCTCAAGGGACATACGAGCGACGAATCGTCTCTGCCGAACTGCTGGGTCTAAATCCAACGTCTGGCCAGTTGCTGCCGGTAGCCAGCCACCTGTGGGAAGCCACTCAAGATGCGATCGCCCTCGACGATGAGAGGTTGACTGCCAGCATCGACCAGTGGGCCCAGCAGACTCATATTCGCTTAGCCCCCGACTCGGCCATCGCCATCCTGCGATTGCGGGAGCTCCGGCAACTGACCTCGGAGAATCCAAATCAGACAATGGCTGTCTTACAGCCTCGATATCGCTTCCGCATCGTGCCCAATATCCAGATTCGCCAGTCGCTGACCCAACGCACCTTCAATCTCAGATCTCAGGTGAGCCAACTGCGGTTCCGGCAAGGACAATTTGGAGGATATCAGCTGCCGCAGAATCTGCACCCAGTAGAGCTGGCCCCACCCCAGGTGATCGGGGTTCAGCCCTTATACTTGCCTGAGCGACCCGAGTCAGATGCTGCGGGAGCATGGCCTTGGGGATTGAGTAGTTTGCGCCTCAGTGTGCAGTACACCCAGGACCAGCAAGGCGTGATCGGTCCCTATGATGACTCGGAAACTCTCTGGTGGCAGGCGCCCCAGTATGGTTTGCAGTTTCGCTCGGCCTTACCGGAAGATGGGCCTACTGCCGGGCTGCCTCCCTATTTCCGAGCCACAGCCATTAAGAGCTTGTTGCCGGTATTGCCGACGCCGCCCTTGCCGGCCATGGTGGATACTGATGCCTGGCAACCGATTCTGCCGGGCCACCTACACTATTTTCTGGTGGGAGATCGACCGGGAGCTATGTTGGCCCTGCGCCACCAACTGCTGCGGCAGGCGGCCAGCGCTGGCAATCTGGTGTCCGGTAGTGTGCCGGTGCAGCACCGCTATCCCCGGCCTGTGCCCTTGCCCTCTAATCAAAACCCAAACACGGCGCTACGGACCTGGGCCAGTTATTTCGATCTGGGCAGCAGCCATCGCCTCACCCAGGCTCCCAGCGACACGGCCTTTTTCGCCGGTTTCTTAGATGAGAGTAGCGGGCTATTGCAACCTGCTCGAGGTCTAGAGTTAACGATCAGGGAGCCTGTCCAGGGTGTGATTGACTCCAGCTGGGACGGTCGTCTGGAATTCAGTGCTCAGGCCCAAATTGGATTTTCGCCGCAGTCAGAAGTTGTCGATGAGGCGTGGGACATCCAGGTGACGATTATCAGTGGTGGTCTCACCCTCACCTATGAGCAATTCCCAGAGGGTCACTATGACTTGAGTGCCGACCAACAGCAACGCCTACAGCGATTGCTAGCGGAGCGACAACCAGGGGAAACCCTGACCGTGTGTGCCAAGGTAAACCCCAGGGCCATCGAGGATGGATTCTATCAGACCCTAACCTTCCCGCTGCGGCTGCGGGATCCGGACGCGTTACCGTTACCCCTGACCCCTTACTTCATTCATTTCGAAGATCCCGAGTACAATCGCCAGTTGGCCTCCTCGGCAGCCCATGCCGCCCGAGAGATTTCCTTGCCAGGCGATGGTGACGAGCTGGTCACCTACCGTGCTAAGTTGGCCTGCGATCGCAGAGAATACAATCCCGATAGCCAGATGGCCCTGCGCTACGACTGGGATGATGATGCCGTTACAGGCACTGCCGACCTGACCATCCAGCGCATCGATGCCAATGGCATTTCCGCCGACCTAGTGTTACTCAATGGATCCTTAACCGGGATTGCTCCCGGCCGACTGTTACAGTTTTCCCTGGCCGACCTGCGCCGACCCGGTCAAGAGCAACCGCCGCTGCTACAGACGGGCATGGCCCTGCAATTGACCTTGACCTTGAGATCTAGGCAGGATGTGCCGATTGATAGTGATCCTGTGGTGCTCACCGTCACTATCGTGGCCGATCCTGTGATTCCAACCCCTGACGCCGCCTATGCCCTGTTGCGACAACGGCAATCCGATGGAGTCGAGTGCGTCCGCTTCGCCTGGGGCCCCGCCGCCGGCCGCATCGAGCTGTTGCGGGCCGATGATTTGCGGACTGAAATCGTGCGCCGACGAGCCGTCTTTCAGTGGTCAGACACGGCCAGACCCCTAACGCCTGAAACCTCTGACGGCATTCACTATGCCCTGCAAAAGATCGGTGCCACCGGGGCTACCCACACCACCGATTTCCAGTCGCCGGCATCCTAA
- the pdeM gene encoding ligase-associated DNA damage response endonuclease PdeM — MQELVLGSVRLQLLPQRAVYIEAMRSLLVADVHLGKPETFQAHGVPVSSQINDATLARLQRLCQTWRPQQLWILGDLFHSQIGLVETVKEHWCRFLEEVAISVHLLLGNHDRPLKAAWEELSIHCWQELVQRDAVLLSHEPQPVMDADILVNICGHVHPRIRLQTTLDSLRLPCFHWQPSQRRLTLPSFGEFTGGYDIALSGDAVAYGVAEDQIIPFQGHCRRGS; from the coding sequence ATGCAAGAACTAGTGTTGGGATCGGTGCGGTTACAGTTGCTGCCGCAGCGGGCTGTGTATATTGAGGCGATGCGATCGCTGCTGGTGGCCGATGTGCATCTGGGTAAACCGGAGACCTTTCAAGCTCATGGTGTGCCAGTATCCAGCCAAATCAACGATGCCACGTTGGCGCGCCTGCAACGGTTGTGCCAAACCTGGCGACCTCAACAACTCTGGATCTTGGGTGATCTATTCCACAGTCAGATCGGGCTAGTCGAGACTGTCAAAGAGCATTGGTGCCGATTTTTAGAGGAGGTGGCGATATCAGTGCACTTGCTTCTGGGCAACCACGATCGTCCTCTCAAGGCAGCCTGGGAAGAGCTCTCGATTCACTGCTGGCAAGAGTTGGTGCAGCGGGATGCAGTATTGCTGAGCCATGAACCCCAACCGGTGATGGACGCTGACATTCTCGTGAATATTTGCGGTCATGTCCATCCTCGGATCCGGCTGCAGACTACCCTGGATAGCTTACGGTTACCCTGCTTTCACTGGCAGCCCTCCCAACGGCGGCTGACCCTGCCCTCCTTTGGAGAGTTTACCGGCGGCTATGATATTGCCCTTTCAGGGGATGCCGTTGCCTATGGGGTAGCGGAGGACCAGATCATTCCTTTTCAGGGCCACTGTAGACGTGGTAGTTGA
- the ttcA gene encoding tRNA 2-thiocytidine(32) synthetase TtcA, with protein MDSSTIPTSKSFKKLQARLRGLVGKAIHHYGMIRNGDRVMVCVSGGKDSYTLLDLLLSLQRNAPISFQILAVNLDQKQPGFPTQVLPEYFEAKGIPYRIVEQDTYSTVKRVVPDGKTMCGLCSRLRRGILYRVAAEEGATKIALGHHRDDIVETFFLNLFHGGQLKAMPPKLLTDDHRHIVIRPLTYCPEADIARYARQRQFPIIPCTLCGSQDTLQRQQIKQMLQTWEREWPGRTEQIFRSLQTVAPSQLADRDLFDFANLDAQRSRLQDSPSPTKVFAEKT; from the coding sequence ATGGATTCCAGTACAATACCCACCTCCAAAAGCTTCAAAAAATTACAGGCGCGTCTGCGGGGGCTGGTGGGCAAAGCCATTCATCACTACGGCATGATCCGAAACGGCGATCGGGTCATGGTCTGTGTCTCTGGCGGCAAAGATTCCTATACCCTGTTGGATCTACTGCTGAGCCTCCAGCGCAATGCTCCCATCTCGTTTCAGATCCTGGCGGTTAACCTAGACCAAAAACAGCCTGGCTTTCCGACCCAGGTATTACCTGAGTATTTCGAAGCGAAAGGTATCCCCTATCGCATCGTCGAACAAGATACCTACAGCACTGTTAAGCGAGTAGTTCCTGACGGCAAAACCATGTGTGGCCTTTGTTCGCGGCTGCGGCGGGGGATTCTCTACCGAGTAGCGGCAGAGGAGGGAGCCACCAAGATCGCCCTAGGCCACCACCGAGATGACATCGTCGAGACCTTCTTCCTCAACCTATTCCATGGGGGACAGCTGAAAGCCATGCCCCCGAAGCTCCTCACCGATGACCACCGCCACATCGTAATTCGCCCCCTGACCTACTGCCCAGAAGCCGATATCGCTCGCTACGCTCGTCAGCGCCAATTTCCCATCATTCCCTGCACCCTCTGTGGCTCCCAAGACACCCTGCAACGGCAGCAGATCAAGCAGATGCTGCAGACTTGGGAACGAGAATGGCCAGGACGGACAGAGCAGATCTTCCGCAGCCTCCAGACCGTGGCCCCCTCTCAATTGGCCGACCGGGACTTGTTTGACTTTGCCAACCTCGATGCCCAGCGCTCACGACTCCAGGACAGCCCATCCCCAACTAAAGTCTTTGCAGAGAAAACATAG
- the gmd gene encoding GDP-mannose 4,6-dehydratase, with translation MMDTKRALITGITGQDGSYLAELLLEQGYEVHGIIRRTSTFNTDRIDHIYVDPHNEAARIFLHYGDLTDGTTLRRILEEVKPHEVYNLGAQSHVRVSFDSPEYTVDSVAMGTLRVLEAIRDYQHRTGIQVRFYQAGSSEMFGKVQEIPQKETTPFYPRSPYACAKVYGYWQTLNYREAYDLFACNGILFNHESPRRGETFVTRKITRAVARIVAGQQRKLYLGNLDAKRDWGYAKDYVKAMWLMLQQDTADDYVIATGETHSIREFLDIAFQHVNLDWQDYVEFDPRYLRPAEVELLIGDPAKAQRQLHWEPTVTFEGLVKLMVDADLEAVGISPTSNGNGNGDIATIRSAITNAFA, from the coding sequence ATTATGGACACTAAACGGGCGCTAATTACTGGGATTACGGGTCAGGATGGTTCCTACCTAGCCGAATTGCTCTTAGAGCAAGGGTATGAAGTCCACGGCATTATCCGACGAACCTCTACCTTCAACACCGATCGCATCGACCATATCTATGTTGATCCCCATAATGAAGCTGCTCGCATCTTTCTCCACTATGGCGACCTCACCGATGGCACCACCCTGCGCCGCATCCTAGAAGAGGTCAAGCCCCACGAAGTTTATAACTTGGGCGCCCAGTCCCATGTGCGAGTTAGCTTCGATTCTCCCGAATATACGGTGGACTCCGTGGCCATGGGCACCCTGCGAGTCTTAGAAGCTATCCGAGACTACCAACATCGTACCGGCATTCAAGTGCGGTTTTACCAAGCGGGATCCTCGGAGATGTTTGGCAAGGTTCAGGAGATTCCTCAAAAGGAAACGACTCCCTTCTATCCCCGCAGTCCCTATGCCTGTGCCAAGGTCTATGGCTACTGGCAGACCCTGAACTATCGAGAGGCCTACGATCTCTTTGCCTGTAACGGCATTTTGTTCAATCACGAATCGCCCCGCCGTGGCGAAACCTTTGTTACCCGCAAAATCACGCGGGCCGTCGCCCGCATCGTGGCAGGGCAGCAGAGGAAACTCTACCTAGGCAACCTGGATGCCAAACGCGACTGGGGCTATGCCAAGGATTATGTCAAGGCCATGTGGTTGATGCTGCAGCAAGACACCGCCGATGACTATGTGATTGCCACGGGAGAAACCCACTCCATTCGCGAATTCTTGGACATTGCCTTCCAGCATGTCAATCTCGACTGGCAAGACTATGTCGAGTTTGATCCTCGCTATCTGCGGCCCGCCGAAGTAGAACTACTGATTGGGGATCCGGCCAAGGCCCAGCGACAGCTCCATTGGGAACCCACGGTGACCTTTGAGGGACTAGTGAAATTGATGGTCGATGCTGATCTAGAGGCGGTTGGAATCTCCCCAACCAGCAATGGCAATGGCAATGGAGATATCGCCACGATTCGTAGCGCCATCACTAACGCATTTGCCTAG
- a CDS encoding GDP-L-fucose synthase family protein: protein MDSLDLSQKRVVVTGGAGFLGRQVVNQLIQAGAAPERITIPRSRDCDLRRWDHCQQATANQDIIIHLAAHVGGIGLNREKPAELFYDNLMMGAQLIHAAYEAGVEKFVCVGTICAYPKFTPVPFKEDDLWAGYPEETNAPYGIAKKALLVQLQSYRQQYGFDGVYLLPVNLYGPEDNFDPRSSHVIPALIRKVHEAQIEGKQQLPVWGDGSPTREFLYSEDAARGIVLATRRFSGPEPVNLGTGYEISIRDLVELICDLMEFDGDIVWQTDKPNGQPRRCLDTRRAKALFDFEAQVSFRQGLQNTIDWYRQHAAVLQPV from the coding sequence ATGGATAGTTTAGATCTGAGCCAAAAACGAGTTGTAGTCACCGGGGGAGCTGGCTTCCTTGGTAGGCAAGTGGTCAACCAGTTGATCCAGGCTGGGGCCGCTCCCGAGCGGATTACGATTCCCCGCTCGCGAGACTGTGATTTACGTCGGTGGGACCACTGTCAGCAAGCGACGGCAAACCAAGACATCATCATTCACTTGGCGGCCCATGTGGGTGGCATCGGCCTCAATCGTGAGAAGCCGGCCGAGTTGTTCTATGACAACTTGATGATGGGGGCCCAACTGATTCACGCGGCCTATGAGGCGGGTGTCGAGAAGTTTGTCTGTGTGGGCACGATTTGTGCTTACCCCAAATTTACACCCGTTCCCTTTAAGGAGGACGACCTGTGGGCTGGCTATCCTGAGGAAACCAATGCCCCCTATGGTATTGCCAAGAAGGCTTTGCTAGTACAGCTGCAATCCTATCGGCAGCAGTACGGATTCGATGGCGTTTATTTGTTGCCGGTTAATCTGTACGGCCCTGAAGATAACTTCGATCCCCGTAGTTCCCATGTGATTCCGGCCCTGATTCGCAAGGTCCATGAAGCTCAGATCGAGGGCAAGCAGCAATTGCCAGTGTGGGGTGATGGCAGCCCCACCCGGGAGTTTCTCTACTCTGAGGATGCAGCTCGGGGGATTGTCCTGGCAACGCGACGGTTCAGCGGCCCTGAGCCCGTGAACCTAGGCACGGGTTATGAAATCTCGATTCGAGATCTGGTGGAGCTGATTTGTGATCTGATGGAGTTTGATGGGGACATCGTCTGGCAGACCGATAAGCCTAATGGTCAGCCTCGCCGTTGCCTGGATACCCGACGGGCCAAGGCCCTATTCGATTTTGAAGCCCAGGTAAGCTTTCGACAGGGGTTACAGAACACCATTGATTGGTATCGACAGCATGCGGCGGTGCTGCAACCTGTGTAG
- a CDS encoding DUF2996 domain-containing protein: MPNKTNQSSSQPSEQTSSKQVSNQDENGASGKSSAKTTNPSANQGSASKNSAKAKGDSAKAKKKEKPPEPEEKPFQEFIRQHYLPDLEQALKGEGLEDIQLEFDQQPLPVVGADPATEYWQVRGRWQGGKRWFAIAFTKEDIKGPKLFSYADNGAKPSTIEQFMGDERKVNLGLMVLYAVQRLNAQKWLTRN, translated from the coding sequence ATGCCTAATAAGACTAATCAATCGTCATCCCAGCCATCTGAGCAGACCTCGTCTAAGCAGGTCTCTAACCAGGATGAGAATGGGGCGTCAGGTAAATCTTCGGCAAAGACAACGAATCCCTCAGCAAATCAAGGCTCGGCCAGTAAGAACTCGGCGAAGGCGAAGGGGGATAGTGCTAAGGCCAAGAAAAAGGAAAAGCCCCCTGAACCTGAGGAAAAACCCTTCCAGGAATTCATTCGGCAGCATTATCTACCGGATCTAGAGCAGGCCCTGAAGGGGGAAGGTCTAGAGGATATCCAGTTGGAGTTTGATCAACAGCCGCTGCCGGTGGTGGGAGCTGATCCTGCTACGGAGTACTGGCAAGTGCGGGGTCGCTGGCAGGGCGGTAAGCGCTGGTTTGCGATCGCATTTACCAAAGAAGACATCAAAGGGCCGAAGCTCTTTTCCTATGCCGACAACGGGGCCAAGCCCAGCACTATCGAGCAGTTCATGGGAGACGAACGCAAGGTGAATCTGGGCCTGATGGTGCTTTACGCGGTGCAGCGGCTGAACGCGCAGAAATGGCTGACTCGCAATTGA
- the purH gene encoding bifunctional phosphoribosylaminoimidazolecarboxamide formyltransferase/IMP cyclohydrolase, with product MARLALLSTSDKTGLVSFARTLVEAFGFELVSSGGTARSLAEADIPVTRVSDYTGSPEILGGRVKTLHPRIHGGILARRDQASDAEDLAEQGIRPIDLVVVNLYPFEQTIARSQVTVPEAIEQIDIGGPTLLRAAAKNHDHVTVLCQATQYAPYLEALRHHGDAPLDFRRACAREAFWHTATYDQAIATYLDGTEVTSVPASAGLPQRWRLIGSRQQGLRYGENPHQTAAWYRTGTVSQGWAGATQVQGKELSYNNLVDLEAARRLIAEFDPDMPAAAVLKHTNPCGVAVGSPLAAAYRRAYGADSVSAFGGIVALNQPIDAETAAALTQTFLECVIAPGCAPEAETILAQKKNLRLLTLTDLTQGPAQEVKSIAGGFLVQATDQHLDAADQWQIVTECRPSQEDLAELQFAWQVVKHVKSNAIVVSCDRTTLGIGAGQMNRVGAATIALNQAGEQAQGAVLASDGFFPFDDSVRTAAAAGIRAIVQPGGSRRDQDSIDAANELGVVMAFTGTRHFWH from the coding sequence ATGGCGCGTCTGGCACTGCTGAGCACCTCGGATAAGACGGGGCTGGTGAGCTTTGCCCGTACCCTGGTGGAGGCGTTTGGCTTCGAGCTGGTTAGCAGCGGGGGCACGGCTCGCAGTCTAGCTGAGGCGGATATTCCAGTCACTAGGGTGAGTGACTACACCGGTTCTCCAGAAATTTTAGGGGGCCGGGTGAAGACGCTGCATCCTCGTATTCACGGCGGCATCTTAGCCCGTCGTGATCAGGCTAGCGATGCTGAAGATCTGGCGGAGCAAGGCATTCGCCCTATCGATCTGGTGGTGGTGAATCTCTATCCCTTTGAGCAGACCATTGCGCGCTCCCAGGTAACCGTGCCGGAAGCGATCGAGCAGATCGATATCGGCGGCCCCACCCTACTCCGGGCCGCCGCCAAAAACCATGATCATGTGACGGTGCTCTGCCAGGCGACCCAATACGCCCCCTACCTAGAGGCCCTGCGTCATCATGGCGATGCCCCGTTGGACTTTCGCCGCGCCTGCGCCCGTGAGGCCTTCTGGCATACGGCTACCTATGATCAGGCAATTGCCACCTACCTAGATGGAACAGAGGTGACATCAGTGCCAGCCTCGGCTGGCTTGCCCCAGCGCTGGCGCCTGATAGGGAGCCGACAGCAGGGGCTACGCTATGGCGAAAACCCGCATCAGACGGCAGCTTGGTATCGTACCGGCACGGTGTCCCAGGGCTGGGCTGGGGCCACTCAGGTGCAGGGGAAGGAACTGAGCTATAACAATCTGGTCGATTTAGAAGCGGCCCGCCGCCTGATTGCCGAGTTCGATCCTGACATGCCGGCAGCAGCGGTGTTAAAGCATACTAATCCCTGTGGTGTTGCCGTGGGAAGTCCCTTGGCGGCAGCCTATCGGCGGGCCTATGGGGCCGATTCCGTCTCGGCCTTTGGGGGGATTGTGGCGCTGAATCAGCCCATTGATGCCGAGACCGCTGCCGCCCTGACCCAAACGTTTCTGGAGTGTGTTATCGCTCCAGGGTGCGCGCCAGAGGCTGAGACCATTTTGGCGCAGAAGAAGAATCTGCGACTCTTGACCCTGACTGACCTCACTCAGGGGCCTGCCCAAGAGGTTAAGTCCATTGCCGGTGGGTTTTTGGTGCAGGCCACCGATCAACACTTAGATGCTGCTGACCAGTGGCAGATTGTGACGGAGTGCCGCCCTAGCCAGGAAGATTTGGCAGAACTACAGTTTGCCTGGCAAGTGGTGAAGCATGTGAAATCTAATGCCATCGTGGTCAGTTGCGATCGCACCACCCTAGGCATTGGTGCCGGTCAAATGAATCGAGTGGGGGCGGCAACCATTGCCCTAAACCAGGCTGGGGAACAGGCCCAGGGGGCGGTCCTAGCCAGTGATGGCTTCTTTCCCTTTGACGATTCTGTCCGTACTGCCGCCGCCGCTGGCATTCGAGCCATCGTGCAGCCGGGGGGCAGCCGCCGCGATCAAGACTCCATCGATGCAGCCAATGAGCTCGGTGTGGTCATGGCTTTTACCGGCACTCGCCATTTCTGGCACTAA